One Microbacterium sp. No. 7 genomic window carries:
- a CDS encoding ABC transporter ATP-binding protein has product MSAPALSSPSPAAPSSRLVGEGLRVGYGGKAGEILHGIDVAIPEGELTVIVGPNACGKSTLLKTLARMLPATSGRVLLDGEPILRLQPKAVARRLGLLPQAPSAPDGITVSDLVARGRYPHQNLLRQWSSDDEDAVIEALCAANVADLASRNIDELSGGQRQRVWIAMALAQQTPILLLDEPTTYLDIAHQIEVLNLARRLQRAGRTVVIVLHELHLAFRYATHLIVMRDGEIVAQGHPHDIVTAELVERVYDLPCRVVPDPVTGRPLVLPLDVADEDAGDDAGA; this is encoded by the coding sequence ATGAGCGCGCCCGCCCTCTCGTCCCCGTCCCCCGCCGCGCCGTCGTCCCGTCTCGTGGGGGAGGGGCTGCGCGTCGGCTACGGCGGCAAGGCCGGCGAGATCCTGCACGGCATCGACGTGGCGATCCCCGAGGGCGAGCTCACCGTCATCGTCGGGCCGAACGCGTGCGGCAAGTCGACGCTGCTCAAGACGCTCGCGCGCATGCTGCCGGCGACGTCGGGGCGGGTGCTGCTCGACGGCGAGCCGATCCTGCGACTGCAGCCGAAGGCCGTCGCCCGCCGTCTCGGCCTGCTGCCGCAGGCGCCGAGCGCGCCCGACGGCATCACGGTGTCGGATCTCGTGGCGCGCGGCCGCTATCCGCACCAGAACCTGCTGCGGCAGTGGTCGAGCGACGACGAGGATGCCGTGATCGAGGCGCTCTGCGCCGCGAACGTCGCCGATCTGGCATCCCGCAACATCGATGAGCTGTCGGGCGGTCAGCGGCAGCGGGTGTGGATCGCGATGGCGCTCGCGCAGCAGACGCCGATCCTGCTGCTCGACGAGCCGACGACCTACCTCGACATCGCCCACCAGATCGAGGTGCTGAACCTCGCCCGGCGGCTGCAGCGCGCGGGCCGCACGGTCGTGATCGTGCTGCACGAGCTGCACCTCGCCTTCCGCTACGCGACGCACCTCATCGTCATGCGCGACGGCGAGATCGTCGCGCAGGGCCACCCGCACGACATCGTGACGGCGGAGCTCGTCGAGCGCGTCTACGACCTGCCCTGCCGGGTCGTGCCCGACCCCGTGACGGGGCGTCCGCTCGTGCTCCCGCTCGACGTCGCCGACGAGGACGCCGGTGACGATGCCGGTGCCTGA
- a CDS encoding OmpL47-type beta-barrel domain-containing protein, with amino-acid sequence MNARSTTPSGHPVRRGLAILAAALIALTGAAVATPAYAAETTYTHADGATLTYDTEVAPGESIRISGTQWLAKPDRVDEGEEGSVIGLKLIDPAIGQLSRQELVDNPRLGEPISNATVWGAVWADSDGSFEIDLEWPDASNAVTDPVWEAGDTFTVQVLSGTLYSDEPGIDPSLRPDVSRTVALTITVADPAPAAPLAIATQPTAQGAANGASVSFAAAATGGVAPVTVQWQRSTSASASNPPAAYANLTAANTVDGSFAKPTLTVVAGQSTNANNRWYRAVFTDATGATVTTDAAKLSIIPIPTATTHPVGQTIAEGQTATFTAGGTSTVDMTVSWQANTTALPNGEPNDATWTTVPGATGTTLEVEGVDAAAQHDTFYRAVLTNVSGSAYSNPAQLRFVERLDTTSGVTVSAESYGPVQPNTPFSVSAPNAVVKGEPIVIEGTGYFATDGTTGSVANFMIDASYSGDPNTLSTTRDVVNPVTGGVFADKRSHGIVQANADGTWRIEIPWPDETNTTRDAAFFETNWASGSHHMVRILTGSLLTTPADYQRGISVRFTVVDEPTTAGPVVTTTGGTAEQGGDLWFALSGFEPEAAVAVELVDGAGTVVASAPFTIGADGNTANPDGQTYRRLVVPRDAAVAADYAVRVTQGGETLATSTPVAVTAATTRVYNPGDHAGGVEDLLVQRGGTWTFRAVAFEPGGTLTATAEIGGETVTLSGLGQIGATQHAWRLDEHGDTPRDVYTRVQLPSSVEPGELAVTFSDGTRSVTRVLTIEAPQNASVTVDESAVVGGTIRVTGSGFVHPNGEEGSTVAIKINDGAYSRVDGSTHQNRTIWWIVEADEHGSFSIDMPVPNGTTADAGDTLGSTPALAPGEGFTLRFLTGSLKPNDLSRTLQSAPFDIAAPADTTAPRVSGSVTGRTVTVTATDEGSGVAVVETRVDEGAWTAYEGPFEVPGTAGHRVEFRAADVAGNVSAIGSVTVAATAPTGALSASIVGIERSVLVGESVHGYGVVLTDAGGAAVRGVPVTFTVAGGVFATGAATATVSTNAAGIAIAPAASAVAPGTLVITANWGTGSTVLPSVHVSAPAPALSADVQAEAVAVAGKVVIEVSATNTSSEPATLAIKSKYGSKTFADVAPGATVSHGFKTYLGSVGAGSVTVTVSTASGSAQVVAEYAAR; translated from the coding sequence ATGAACGCACGCAGCACGACGCCGTCCGGTCATCCGGTGCGTCGCGGCCTGGCGATCCTCGCCGCCGCCCTCATCGCCCTCACCGGCGCCGCCGTCGCGACGCCGGCGTACGCGGCCGAGACGACGTACACGCACGCCGACGGCGCGACCCTGACGTACGACACCGAGGTCGCCCCGGGCGAGAGCATCCGCATCTCGGGCACCCAGTGGCTCGCCAAGCCCGACCGCGTCGACGAGGGCGAGGAGGGCTCGGTCATCGGGCTCAAGCTCATCGACCCCGCGATCGGCCAGCTGTCGCGCCAGGAGCTCGTCGACAACCCGCGCCTCGGCGAGCCGATCAGCAACGCCACCGTGTGGGGCGCGGTCTGGGCCGACTCCGACGGCTCGTTCGAGATCGACCTGGAGTGGCCCGACGCCTCCAACGCCGTGACCGACCCGGTCTGGGAGGCCGGTGACACCTTCACGGTGCAGGTGCTCTCGGGCACGCTGTACAGCGACGAGCCGGGCATCGACCCGAGCCTCCGCCCCGACGTCTCGCGCACCGTCGCGCTCACGATCACCGTCGCCGACCCCGCGCCCGCGGCGCCCCTGGCGATCGCGACGCAGCCGACCGCGCAGGGCGCGGCGAACGGAGCCTCCGTGAGCTTCGCGGCCGCCGCGACGGGCGGCGTCGCGCCGGTGACCGTGCAGTGGCAGCGCAGCACCAGCGCGAGCGCCTCGAACCCGCCGGCGGCCTACGCCAACCTCACGGCCGCCAACACGGTCGACGGCAGCTTCGCGAAGCCGACGCTCACCGTCGTGGCGGGGCAGAGCACCAACGCCAACAACCGCTGGTACCGCGCCGTCTTCACCGACGCGACGGGCGCCACCGTGACGACGGATGCCGCGAAGCTCAGCATCATCCCGATCCCGACCGCCACGACGCACCCCGTCGGCCAGACGATCGCGGAGGGCCAGACGGCGACCTTCACGGCCGGCGGCACGAGCACCGTCGACATGACGGTGAGCTGGCAGGCGAACACCACCGCCCTCCCCAACGGCGAGCCTAACGACGCGACGTGGACGACCGTGCCCGGTGCGACGGGCACGACCCTCGAGGTCGAGGGCGTCGACGCGGCCGCGCAGCACGACACGTTCTATCGCGCCGTGCTGACCAACGTCTCCGGCTCGGCGTACAGCAACCCCGCGCAGCTCCGTTTCGTCGAGCGGCTCGACACCACGAGCGGCGTCACCGTCTCGGCCGAGTCGTACGGCCCCGTGCAGCCGAACACGCCGTTCAGCGTGTCGGCGCCGAACGCGGTCGTGAAGGGCGAGCCCATCGTGATCGAGGGCACGGGCTACTTCGCGACCGACGGGACGACGGGCTCGGTGGCGAACTTCATGATCGACGCCTCGTACTCGGGCGACCCGAACACCCTGAGCACGACGCGTGACGTCGTCAACCCCGTGACGGGCGGCGTCTTCGCCGACAAGCGGTCGCACGGGATCGTGCAGGCAAACGCGGACGGCACGTGGCGGATCGAGATCCCGTGGCCGGACGAGACGAACACGACCCGTGACGCCGCGTTCTTCGAGACCAACTGGGCGAGCGGCAGCCACCACATGGTGCGCATCCTCACCGGCTCGCTGCTGACGACGCCGGCCGACTACCAGCGCGGCATCTCGGTGCGCTTCACCGTCGTCGACGAGCCGACCACGGCCGGGCCCGTCGTCACGACGACCGGCGGCACCGCCGAGCAGGGCGGGGACCTGTGGTTCGCGCTGTCGGGCTTCGAGCCCGAGGCCGCGGTCGCGGTCGAGCTGGTCGACGGCGCCGGCACGGTCGTGGCGTCCGCACCGTTCACGATCGGCGCCGACGGCAACACCGCGAACCCCGACGGGCAGACCTACCGCCGCCTCGTCGTGCCGCGCGACGCGGCCGTCGCGGCCGACTACGCGGTGCGCGTGACGCAGGGCGGCGAGACGCTCGCGACGAGCACGCCCGTCGCCGTCACCGCGGCGACGACCCGCGTGTACAACCCCGGCGACCACGCCGGCGGCGTGGAGGACCTGCTCGTGCAGCGCGGCGGCACCTGGACCTTCCGCGCGGTCGCCTTCGAGCCGGGCGGCACGCTCACCGCGACCGCCGAGATCGGCGGCGAGACCGTGACGCTCAGCGGCCTGGGCCAGATCGGCGCGACGCAGCACGCGTGGCGCCTCGACGAGCACGGCGACACCCCGCGCGACGTGTACACCCGCGTGCAGCTGCCCTCGAGCGTCGAGCCCGGCGAGCTGGCGGTGACGTTCTCCGACGGCACCCGCTCGGTCACGCGCGTGCTCACGATCGAGGCGCCGCAGAACGCGTCGGTCACGGTCGACGAGTCGGCCGTGGTCGGCGGCACGATCCGCGTCACCGGCTCCGGCTTCGTGCACCCGAACGGCGAGGAGGGGTCGACCGTCGCGATCAAGATCAACGACGGCGCCTACTCGCGCGTCGACGGCTCGACGCACCAGAACCGCACGATCTGGTGGATCGTCGAGGCCGACGAGCACGGCAGCTTCTCGATCGACATGCCCGTGCCGAACGGCACCACCGCCGATGCCGGCGACACGCTGGGCTCGACGCCCGCGCTCGCGCCGGGCGAGGGCTTCACGCTGCGCTTCCTCACGGGCAGCCTCAAGCCGAACGACCTGTCGCGCACGCTGCAGTCGGCGCCGTTCGACATCGCGGCGCCCGCCGACACGACCGCGCCGCGCGTGTCGGGGTCGGTGACCGGCCGCACCGTGACGGTCACCGCGACCGACGAGGGCTCGGGCGTCGCCGTCGTCGAGACGCGCGTCGACGAGGGCGCGTGGACCGCCTACGAGGGCCCGTTCGAGGTGCCCGGCACCGCCGGCCACCGCGTCGAGTTCCGCGCCGCCGACGTGGCGGGCAACGTCTCCGCGATCGGCTCGGTCACGGTCGCGGCCACGGCTCCCACGGGCGCGCTGAGCGCCTCGATCGTGGGGATCGAGCGCAGCGTGCTCGTGGGGGAGAGCGTGCACGGCTACGGCGTCGTGCTGACGGATGCCGGCGGCGCCGCCGTGCGCGGCGTGCCCGTGACCTTCACGGTCGCCGGCGGCGTCTTCGCGACGGGCGCTGCGACGGCGACCGTGTCGACGAACGCGGCGGGCATCGCGATCGCCCCCGCCGCGTCGGCCGTCGCACCCGGCACGCTCGTCATCACGGCGAACTGGGGCACGGGCAGCACCGTGCTGCCGAGCGTGCACGTGTCCGCGCCCGCACCGGCGCTGTCGGCCGACGTGCAGGCCGAGGCGGTCGCGGTCGCCGGCAAGGTCGTGATCGAGGTCTCCGCGACGAACACGTCGTCGGAGCCCGCGACCCTGGCCATCAAGTCGAAGTACGGGTCGAAGACGTTCGCCGACGTGGCCCCCGGGGCCACCGTGTCGCACGGGTTCAAGACCTATCTGGGCAGCGTCGGCGCCGGCAGCGTGACCGTGACGGTCTCGACGGCGTCGGGGTCGGCGCAGGTCGTGGCCGAGTACGCGGCGCGCTGA
- a CDS encoding FecCD family ABC transporter permease, with amino-acid sequence MTSAPAGVAPAAPAGAPAIVRPGTVRTGAVLAAVAALAAVTILSLSLGSRDIPLGQAWELLLRPVPGDTDSGVLHDLRVPRTLLGLTVGLALGVAGALMQSLTRNPLADPGVLGINAGASFAVVVAVLVTGVSGIGFYLWFAFAGAALAATAVYALGTSRQNSATPVRLALAGVAISAALQALTTTITLIDQTVFNEFRYWVAGSLEGRLYLILWTVLPFIAAGLAIALLLAPALNALALGAETGRALGVRVRTTRTWAMVAITLLCGAATAAVGPISFVGLAVPFLARLIVGSDMRWVMVFSALLGPVWLLAADVLARIVIRPEEVQVGIVAALLGAPIFVLIVRRRRIAAL; translated from the coding sequence GTGACCAGCGCCCCCGCGGGCGTCGCGCCGGCGGCGCCGGCGGGCGCGCCCGCGATCGTCCGGCCGGGAACGGTGCGGACGGGCGCGGTGCTCGCCGCCGTGGCCGCGCTCGCGGCCGTGACGATCCTGTCGCTGTCGCTCGGCTCGCGCGACATCCCCCTCGGGCAGGCGTGGGAGCTGCTGCTGCGGCCCGTGCCGGGCGACACCGACTCGGGCGTGCTGCACGACCTGCGCGTGCCGCGCACGCTGCTCGGCCTCACGGTCGGCCTCGCGCTCGGCGTCGCGGGCGCGCTCATGCAGTCGCTCACCCGCAACCCGCTCGCCGACCCCGGCGTGCTCGGCATCAACGCGGGCGCCTCGTTCGCGGTCGTGGTCGCCGTGCTCGTCACCGGCGTGAGCGGCATCGGCTTCTACCTGTGGTTCGCGTTCGCGGGCGCGGCGCTCGCCGCCACGGCCGTGTACGCGCTCGGCACGTCGCGGCAGAACTCCGCGACGCCCGTGCGGCTCGCGCTCGCCGGCGTCGCGATCAGCGCCGCCCTGCAGGCGCTCACGACGACCATCACCCTCATCGACCAGACCGTGTTCAACGAGTTCCGGTACTGGGTGGCCGGGTCGCTGGAGGGGCGCCTGTATCTGATCCTGTGGACCGTGCTGCCGTTCATCGCGGCCGGGCTCGCGATCGCCCTGCTGCTCGCGCCGGCGCTCAACGCCCTCGCCCTGGGCGCCGAGACCGGCCGCGCGCTCGGCGTGCGCGTGCGCACCACGCGCACGTGGGCGATGGTCGCGATCACGCTGCTGTGCGGCGCCGCGACCGCCGCCGTCGGGCCGATCAGCTTCGTCGGCCTCGCGGTGCCCTTCCTCGCGCGGCTCATCGTCGGCTCCGACATGCGCTGGGTGATGGTGTTCTCCGCCCTCCTGGGGCCCGTGTGGCTGCTCGCCGCCGACGTGCTCGCGCGCATCGTCATCCGGCCCGAGGAGGTGCAGGTCGGCATCGTCGCGGCCCTCCTCGGCGCGCCGATCTTCGTGCTGATCGTGCGCCGGCGAAGGATCGCGGCCCTGTGA
- a CDS encoding FecCD family ABC transporter permease codes for MSGTVDRPAARTSPAPPTGDARAALASSLHRGRTVLRAGGLVVRFETRRAVVYAALLVVAVVAGIAGILIGDYPITLDQVLAAFVGGTDDPLAGFFVVDVRLPRALAALLVGAALGMSGAIFQTVSGNPLGSPDIIGFTTGAATGALLQIVVFGGDTVSIAIAAFAGGLVTAAVVYGLSWRGGVAGFRLVLVGIGVGAILSAVNALLVVRASLESAQTAAQWLAGSLNSTLWPEVQAIAVALAVLVPLLVVVFRPTEQLTLGDASAVGIGVRVERTRFVLIILGVALMAVATAATGPIAFVALAAPHLVKKLVRTAGVSLFGAAIMGGVLVLVSDLVARRLFAPTELAVGVITGSLGGLYLIWLLAVERKRL; via the coding sequence GTGAGCGGCACGGTGGACCGGCCGGCCGCGCGCACGAGCCCCGCGCCCCCGACCGGCGACGCGCGCGCCGCCCTCGCCTCGAGCCTGCACCGCGGCCGCACCGTGCTCCGCGCGGGCGGGCTCGTCGTGCGCTTCGAGACGCGCCGCGCCGTCGTCTACGCCGCGCTGCTCGTCGTCGCCGTGGTCGCCGGCATCGCCGGCATCCTCATCGGCGACTACCCGATCACGCTCGACCAGGTGCTCGCGGCGTTCGTCGGCGGCACCGACGACCCGCTCGCGGGCTTCTTCGTCGTCGACGTGCGCCTGCCGCGCGCGCTCGCCGCGCTGCTCGTCGGCGCCGCGCTCGGCATGAGCGGCGCGATCTTCCAGACCGTGTCGGGCAACCCGCTCGGGAGCCCCGACATCATCGGCTTCACGACGGGCGCCGCGACCGGCGCGCTGCTGCAGATCGTCGTCTTCGGCGGCGACACCGTGTCGATCGCGATCGCCGCGTTCGCCGGCGGGCTCGTCACGGCCGCGGTCGTGTACGGGCTGTCGTGGCGCGGCGGCGTCGCGGGCTTCCGGCTCGTGCTCGTCGGCATCGGCGTCGGCGCGATCCTCTCGGCCGTCAACGCCCTGCTGGTCGTGCGGGCGTCGCTGGAGAGCGCGCAGACGGCGGCGCAGTGGCTCGCCGGGTCGCTCAACAGCACGCTGTGGCCCGAGGTGCAGGCGATCGCGGTCGCGCTCGCGGTGCTCGTGCCGCTGCTCGTCGTGGTCTTCCGCCCCACCGAGCAGCTCACGCTCGGCGACGCCAGCGCCGTCGGCATCGGCGTGCGCGTCGAGCGCACGCGCTTCGTGCTGATCATCCTCGGCGTCGCGCTCATGGCCGTGGCGACCGCCGCGACCGGGCCGATCGCGTTCGTCGCGCTCGCCGCGCCGCACCTCGTGAAGAAGCTCGTCCGCACGGCGGGCGTCTCGCTGTTCGGCGCCGCGATCATGGGCGGCGTCCTCGTGCTCGTCTCCGACCTCGTCGCGCGGCGCCTGTTCGCGCCCACCGAGCTCGCGGTGGGCGTCATCACGGGCTCGCTCGGCGGCCTGTACCTCATCTGGCTGCTCGCCGTGGAAAGGAAGCGTCTATGA